From Carya illinoinensis cultivar Pawnee chromosome 5, C.illinoinensisPawnee_v1, whole genome shotgun sequence, one genomic window encodes:
- the LOC122309028 gene encoding protein RADIALIS-like 1, giving the protein MASSSMSSKSSDSWTAKENKAFERALAVYDKDTPDRWYNVAKAVGGKTEDEVKRRYEELVEDVKRIEAGRVPFPKYKTTGART; this is encoded by the coding sequence ATGGCATCCAGTTCAATGTCCTCCAAAAGCTCCGACTCTTGGACAGCCAAGGAAAACAAGGCCTTTGAGCGGGCTCTGGCTGTGTATGATAAGGACACTCCAGACCGTTGGTACAATGTCGCTAAGGCTGTTGGTGGGAAAACTGAGGACGAGGTGAAAAGGCGCTATGAAGAACTTGTGGAGGATGTCAAACGTATTGAGGCTGGCCGAGTGCCCTTCCCCAAGTACAAGACAACTGGAGCCAGAACATGA
- the LOC122309379 gene encoding epoxide hydrolase 4-like isoform X1 yields the protein MVRERERETEREMVNTFAVYKPLLRALMKLAGVRPQMVEIDPGTILNFWVPDEIHSNPENSKHTKKQDRTKPAVVFLHGFAADGIITWQFQVLALARKYRVYVPDFLFFGGSTTDRSERSPEFQAECVAKGLGKLGVERCTLVGLSYGGMVGFKMAEMYPNLVQSMVVTCSVMALTKSISGAGLERIGFKSWSEYLLPDSIKGVELLFELATFKLPWIPDFIYKHYFEVMFDHRKEKEELLEALVIDDKDFNLAHHPQKVHLLWGENDIIFTIEVAENLKIQLGDRVTVLKSIEKAGHLVQMERPFVYNKCLKEILETLLEDHGRKIQ from the exons atggtgagagagagagagagagagactgagagAGAAATGGTGAACACTTTTGCAGTATACAAGCCACTTCTGCGTGCGCTAATGAAGCTTGCTGGGGTGAGACCCCAAATGGTGGAAATCGATCCAGgaacaattttaaatttctgGGTCCCGGATGAAATCCACAGCAATCCCGAGAACAGCAAACACACCAAGAAACAAGACAGAACGAAGCCTGCTGTGGTTTTCCTTCATGGGTTTGCAGCAGATGGCATTATAACGTGGCAGTTCCAAGTCTTGGCTCTAGCGAGAAAGTACAGAGTATATGTGCCGGATTTTCTCTTCTTTGGCGGTTCAACCACAGACAGATCTGAACGGTCGCCGGAGTTTCAAGCGGAGTGCGTGGCAAAGGGTCTGGGAAAGCTGGGGGTGGAGAGGTGCACCTTGGTAGGGTTAAGCTATGGAGGGATGGTTGGGTTCAAGATGGCTGAGATGTACCCAAACTTGGTTCAGTCCATGGTGGTGACTTGCTCTGTCATGGCCTTGACCAAGTCCATCAGTGGTGCGGGCCTTGAGAGGATAGGTTTCAAGTCCTGGTCGGAGTATTTGCTCCCGGACTCGATCAAGGGGGTTGAACTGCTTTTTGAACTTGCCACCTTCAAGTTGCCATGGATTCCGGATTTCATTTACAAACACTACTTCGAG GTAATGTTTGACCACAGGAAGGAAAAGGAGGAGCTACTCGAGGCCTTGGTCATTGATGACAAGGACTTTAACCTAGCTCATCATCCACAG aaggtACATCTACTGTGGGGAGAGAACGACATCATATTCACCATCGAAGTTGCTGAGAACTTAAAGAT ACAATTGGGAGATAGAGTGACAGTACTGAAAAGTATAGAGAAAGCAGGTCACCTTGTTCAAATGGAACGACCCTTCGTCTACAACAAATGTCTCAAAGAAATTCTTGAAACTTTACTCGAAGATCATGGCCGCAAAATACAGTGA
- the LOC122311606 gene encoding 3-ketoacyl-CoA synthase 4-like — MSAEPASSNGVQIHHTRMLPDFLLSVKLKYVKLGYHYLVSHLLTLCLVPLIAVIIVQTSQLNPDDVHQLWLHLQYNLVTVVIFSVVLVFGSTAYIMTRPRSVYLVDYSCYRPQSHLQVKFQKFMKHSKLTGDFDDSSLEFQRKILERSGLGEETYLPEALHCFPPRPSMTTAREEAEQVMFGALDNLFANTNVKPKDIGILIVNCSLFNPTPSLSAMIVNKYKLRGNILSFNLGGMGCSAGVIAIDLAKDMLQVHRNTCAVVVSTENITQNWYFGNKKSMLIPNCLFRVGGAAVLLSNKPSDRRRAKYKLVHVVRTHCGADDKAFRCVYQEQDGAGKTGVSLSKDLMAIAGGALKTNITTLGPLVLPISEQLLFFTTLVAKKLLNAKVKPYIPDFKLAFDHFCIHAGGRAVIDELEKNLQLLPVHVEASRMTLHRFGNTSSSSIWYELAYTEAKGRVRKRNRVWQIAFGSGFKCNSAVWEALRNVKPSHNSPWEDCIHRYPVQILS; from the coding sequence ATGAGCGCTGAACCCGCCTCCTCCAATGGGGTTCAGATCCACCATACCCGGATGCTACCTGACTTCCTCCTGAGCGTGAAGCTAAAGTACGTGAAACTCGGCTATCACTACCTGGTGTCCCACCTCTTGACCCTCTGTTTGGTCCCTCTCATAGCCGTCATTATCGTCCAAACCTCCCAGCTCAACCCAGATGACGTTCATCAGCTCTGGCTCCATCTCCAGTACAACCTCGTCACCGTCGTTATCTTTTCCGTCGTTCTCGTATTCGGGTCCACCGCCTACATCATGACCCGTCCGAGATCTGTTTACCTCGTCGACTACTCATGCTATCGCCCGCAGTCGCATCTCCAGGTCAAGTTCCAAAAGTTCATGAAGCACTCCAAACTCACCGGGGATTTCGACGACTCGTCGTTGGAGTTCCAGCGCAAGATTCTCGAACGCTCCGGTCTCGGCGAAGAGACCTATCTCCCTGAAGCTTTGCACTGCTTTCCTCCAAGGCCATCCATGACCACAGCTAGAGAAGAGGCGGAGCAAGTCATGTTTGGAGCCTTGGATAACCTATTTGCCAATACGAATGTCAAGCCCAAGGATATCGGTATTCTAATTGTAAATTGTAGCTTGTTTAATCCAACGCCATCGCTTTCGGCTATGATTGTTAACAAGTATAAGCTGAGAGGTAACATTTTGAGCTTCAACTTGGGGGGCATGGGCTGCAGTGCTGGTGTTATAGCTATTGATCTTGCCAAGGATATGTTGCAAGTACACAGGAACACTTGCGCAGTTGTTGTTAGCACTGAGAACATTACTCAGAACTGGTACTTTGGAAATAAGAAATCAATGTTGATACCCAATTGCTTGTTTAGAGTTGGAGGTGCTGCTGTTTTGCTGTCGAACAAACCGTCCGACAGGCGGAGAGCTAAGTATAAACTCGTACATGTCGTGAGGACTCATTGTGGAGCCGATGATAAGGCCTTTAGGTGTGTTTATCAGGAACAGGATGGTGCTGGGAAAACCGGGGTTTCCTTATCTAAGGATCTCATGGCCATTGCTGGTGGAGCTCTCAAGACAAACATCACAACACTGGGTCCCCTTGTGCTTCCCATAAGCGAGCAGCTTCTGTTCTTTACTACCTTGGTGGCCAAGAAACTACTCAATGCGAAAGTGAAGCCCTATATCCCGGATTTCAAGCTTGCTTTCGATCATTTTTGCATCCATGCTGGTGGGAGGGCTGTCATTGATGAGCTCGAGAAGAATTTGCAGCTTCTCCCTGTACATGTCGAGGCGTCAAGGATGACTCTGCACCGGTTTGGTAACACTTCGTCCAGTTCGATTTGGTACGAGCTAGCTTACACAGAAGCGAAGGGGAGAGTGAGAAAGAGGAACCGTGTGTGGCAGATTGCGTTCGGGAGTGGTTTCAAATGTAATAGTGCAGTTTGGGAGGCCCTTCGGAATGTGAAACCGTCTCATAATAGTCCATGGGAAGATTGCATTCACAGGTACCCAGTGCAGATACTTTCTTAG
- the LOC122309379 gene encoding epoxide hydrolase 4-like isoform X2, which produces MVRERERETEREMVNTFAVYKPLLRALMKLAGVRPQMVEIDPGTILNFWVPDEIHSNPENSKHTKKQDRTKPAVVFLHGFAADGIITWQFQVLALARKYRVYVPDFLFFGGSTTDRSERSPEFQAECVAKGLGKLGVERCTLVGLSYGGMVGFKMAEMYPNLVQSMVVTCSVMALTKSISGAGLERIGFKSWSEYLLPDSIKGVELLFELATFKLPWIPDFIYKHYFEVMFDHRKEKEELLEALVIDDKDFNLAHHPQVHLLWGENDIIFTIEVAENLKIQLGDRVTVLKSIEKAGHLVQMERPFVYNKCLKEILETLLEDHGRKIQ; this is translated from the exons atggtgagagagagagagagagagactgagagAGAAATGGTGAACACTTTTGCAGTATACAAGCCACTTCTGCGTGCGCTAATGAAGCTTGCTGGGGTGAGACCCCAAATGGTGGAAATCGATCCAGgaacaattttaaatttctgGGTCCCGGATGAAATCCACAGCAATCCCGAGAACAGCAAACACACCAAGAAACAAGACAGAACGAAGCCTGCTGTGGTTTTCCTTCATGGGTTTGCAGCAGATGGCATTATAACGTGGCAGTTCCAAGTCTTGGCTCTAGCGAGAAAGTACAGAGTATATGTGCCGGATTTTCTCTTCTTTGGCGGTTCAACCACAGACAGATCTGAACGGTCGCCGGAGTTTCAAGCGGAGTGCGTGGCAAAGGGTCTGGGAAAGCTGGGGGTGGAGAGGTGCACCTTGGTAGGGTTAAGCTATGGAGGGATGGTTGGGTTCAAGATGGCTGAGATGTACCCAAACTTGGTTCAGTCCATGGTGGTGACTTGCTCTGTCATGGCCTTGACCAAGTCCATCAGTGGTGCGGGCCTTGAGAGGATAGGTTTCAAGTCCTGGTCGGAGTATTTGCTCCCGGACTCGATCAAGGGGGTTGAACTGCTTTTTGAACTTGCCACCTTCAAGTTGCCATGGATTCCGGATTTCATTTACAAACACTACTTCGAG GTAATGTTTGACCACAGGAAGGAAAAGGAGGAGCTACTCGAGGCCTTGGTCATTGATGACAAGGACTTTAACCTAGCTCATCATCCACAG gtACATCTACTGTGGGGAGAGAACGACATCATATTCACCATCGAAGTTGCTGAGAACTTAAAGAT ACAATTGGGAGATAGAGTGACAGTACTGAAAAGTATAGAGAAAGCAGGTCACCTTGTTCAAATGGAACGACCCTTCGTCTACAACAAATGTCTCAAAGAAATTCTTGAAACTTTACTCGAAGATCATGGCCGCAAAATACAGTGA